The region ATATAACTGCGATGCGCCTCGCGGATATTTTCGTCAAGGCTCAGGGCGATCGTTTCGAATTTTTCAAAAAGCACGTCAATGCACGGGAGGATCGGCGCGACGAGTTCGCGCGTGACGCGTTCCTCCGTCTCCGCCTGTTCCGCTTCCGGTGCGGCGCGGACCACCAATTCCACCTGATTTAGCCACAACCGCAGATCCATGAAGAAACTCTGCATGTCCGCGATGATGATCTTGTATTCGGGAACGATGTTGTAGAGCTTCTGCCAATCCTGAATGAATCCATCGAACTCTTTTCGCAGCGCGCCGTTCATGGATTGAGCGGCCGTCAATTCGAGATCGAGCCAGAAACTTTCGCTCAAGCTCGCTTCACAGACTTCCACTTGATCGGTGGCGACCAGGCTGCGAATCGTCGCGCGCCCGGAATAGATCACGCGTTTGCGCAAAATGATCTGGAATTCCTTCAACACCTCGGACACCCGCAATCCGCTGCCCGGCCCATAGACTTCAAACACCACGGCAAAGCGCGTCAGCTTGGCCATCGAGGCGTGGAGTTCCAGCCCGTCGCTGTTCCGGCAAACGATTTGGCAATCTTCGGAAAAACTATTCATGTGGTTCTTATAGAATATGCGCGATGCCGCCGGTGGGCAATTTTTGACCGGCGGTCGGCACATTTGGCATGGCGCGGGCGGCACGATTGAGCGCCGCTCGCGTATAATCTATCTGCGCGCTTGGTTGCATCTAATTATTTGGGTGAAGCCGCAAGTACCATGCCTAAAACTTTTTGCGGACGAAATCATGAAGCCCAGGCCCCGTTTTTTCGTTCCACAAAGCCCATTTATGCTCTCCTTATAGTCTCGATTCCCCACTACCGAACAGGTTTATTTTATCCTACCGGCTTGTCAGACGTTTAGACTTCGCCTATTCCGATTGATGGACAAAAAACGTGTGGTATGGCATCTGCTCTGTCCGAACCGATGACGAAACGAAACCGTTCGACGAAAAACATTGCCGCCTCGATGGCGGTCGAAATACTGTCTCACAATCCCAACCAACATTGCCCTATGACTACTACCGGAAATATGGTCCAAGGCGTTCCCACTCCTGGCTCCTCACTGCGCACGTCGCGCGGCAAGGTCCTGTTTGGCGCCACTGTCCTGTCTCTTGCCGCGCTCGTCTCGTCTCGTGGCACAGCCCGTGCCGACGGATTCCGCCTCCCCAATCAGGACCCGGAAGCCATTGCCCGCGGCAACGCCTTCGTCGCCACCGCCGATAATCCCTCCGCTATTTATTATAACCCTGCCGGCATTACCCAACTTGAAGGCCAGAATGTCAGCGCCGGATTGTATGTGATTTCCACGGGCGGCAAATTTGAAGGAGCCAATGGTGCTACGGCCGAAACCGATCGCGGCTTTACCGAAGTTCCCCAATTTTATTACGTCAATTCCTTAACCAACTATCCCATCTCTTTCGGCGTCGGCGTGTATGTCCCTTACGGTTTGGGCATTGATTATCGCGATCCCTCGTTCCGCAATGTGGCCCAGAACGGCAACTTGCTCTACGCCACGATCAACCCGGTCATCGCCTGGAAAATCAATCCTCAGCTTTCCATCGCCGCCGGCCCCACGATCAATTATTCCAAAGTCCAATTCAACCAGGGTGTAGTAGCCGATCCGGATCGTTTGCATCTTGTCGGTGACGATTACGATTTGGGTTTCAACGCCGGCGTCCATTATCAACCGTTCAAGATGTGGTCGTTCGGCGTGAATTATCACTCTGAGACGACGATGGATTACAAAGGGCACTCGACCGTCAGCGGCACTTCGTTTCTTGGACCGTTCGCATTTGATGGCTCGAATCCCCTGAGCGCCAAAGTTCGTTTCCCGCAATACGCCGTCGGTGGTATTTCGTTCCGGCCGACTGAAAATTGGAATATCGAATTCGACCTCGATTGGACCGACTGGTCCGAAACCAAGCAAATCAGCGTCAACGGAAACCTTGGTGCATCGGGCGCACCCATTCCTTCGCTGCCGCTGAATTATCGGTCGAGCTTCATGTATGATTTCGGCGTGACGCGCAAATTCGGCAAAGGCTGGTTCGTCAGCGTCGGCTACATCTATAGCGAGAATTCGAGCCCCGACGCGAATTACACTCCCATCATCCCGGATAGCGATTTGCACCTGTTCAACGCCGGTTTCGGCCATCACGGCGAACATTGGGGTTGGGCGTTCTCCTATACGGTTGCTGTAAATCCGAGCCGCCAGGTCGCCAACAGTTCTTACGGGCCGTCCGTGGATGGCGATTACCGCACCATCAACAACGCATTCAACGGCTCCGTCAGCTACAAATTTTAGGCAAAATCCCGTCGCCGTTATTACGACTAGCGGCAACATTAAAGCCAGCCTCACGGCTGGCTTTTTTATTTTTATGGGGCAAAGATAAGGAACGAATAAGCTTCCACCGTAGCGGCGGTCTATGACCGCCGTTTTTCAACAGATTCGGCGATCAGAGACCGCCGCTACAGGTTGAAATTTTTCAGCTGATACACTTCTCCAAGAACGACTGGATGGGTAATATTGCGCAAAATTTATAAGCGCAAACGCCCTCGAATAAATTTACAGCAGCTCTAAATTTCACCGCTGCTTCTCATTAACCCCTTGCTTCAGCAAGGGGATCGCGGGCGCAATAGACTGCTCCAACCGCTTCAGCGGTTTTCCCTTTCATTCTTCTCCAACGCTCGCATTGCCATCCGTTCCAATAAACTGTATCAACAACTCGCTATGCAAACGTCGTATCCGCTTCGCCTGCATTTGAAGGACAAGCGACTTTTTGAACGAGCTGCTCGTTCGGCCGGGATTTCGCTGGTTGAATTTCTTCGCCGGGCGGCACGGGAAAAAGCGAAGTCGAGGAAGAAAAAAGCTGCTTGCCTAAGTTATCCAGAGATTGAGGTTAATCCTAAAGCGGAGGCGAGCCCCAGGAAATTCATTCGCCCAAAATTGTCTGCTCGCCATCGCTAGCGCAGTTTTCCTGTCGCTAGCAGCCTAACCACCGCGAGATTTCCTCCCACCCTAAACCACATCCGAAAGCACGCTCGACAAATCCATCTCGATTTCCTTCACCCAGTTCCGCACCCACGTTTCCGGCACCGCTGACGACGTCGTCAATTCGGGATGCACCTGGATCGTGAGGCTCAGGCGATTCTGAAACGTCACGCAGCCCGCACCCAGTAATTGGCAGCGCAACACCGGCGGGGTAAAGATCCATCCGCCGAGGCAGCCCGGCGCGGTGATTTTTTTCTCGGCATCCCAGTCGCCGAGATTTGAGAAGCCGCCCAAATACCATTCCGGCATGCAACGGCCCGTTTCCACGAACTTTTTCTTCGCCCCGTGGCTCAGCAACCGCCCCGACTCGTAGGCATACCAATTTGCCCAATGCTCGCCGCGTCCGAGCGCCGCGTAAATTTTCTGATGGATGTCATGCACCGTCTCGTAGGAGCAGACCTTCACGCCGATGTAACTCGAATGGTTCGAGGTATCGCTCCCGCGCTTGACCTTGCCGCGCAAATTCACCGGAACCATCCACGGGATCACCGCGGCTTCATCCTGCAAATCGGGCCGCACGGCCTTGCTGAGATGCTTGAGCAAAAATGAATTCACCGTCACGCCGCCTTTGCGGCACGCGCGGCGCACCTGCGTGGTTTCCGTTTCCTCAAAAACATGCCACGCGACCGCGGGCGGCGGCTTGGAATTGGTCGTGGGTTGCGTCTCCCCGCCAAGTTGCCCCCACTTCAAGGGATGCCGCGACTTCAAAAGTTTGGGAACCGATTTGACCAATGGCATCCATGAAGGATTGGACGGATGCTTGATGGCTGCCAGGCGCGGTAATTGCGCCCCCCGCTGGCGCAGGATGTCCGCGAAACCGCCAATCCCGTCAAATTCCGTGTGCCGCAAAAAAATCCATTCCGGCTCGGTCGCGCCCGGCGGCACGCGCCCGAAGCGGATGCCGATGTATTCGCCCAGCTCTTCCGCGGCAATGAACCAGGATTCAATCGGATCGAACTCTTGTTCAGCCATATATCATTAGTGTTATCGGTTTAATCGTCATGCGTCAATGTCCCAACGGGCCGGTGGCAATTACTTCTAACCAAAAACCAGCCGGCCTCGCCAGTTACAACCGGCTTGTAATTCCCGTTTCATTCAGGTGATGACCGAAATATTTCGGTTCTCGCGAAAAAAATTCTTTCCTCGCGACTCACAAGTGCCTTATTCCTCATCGGACGATGGCGAAAAAAAGTGAATCGCAAATGCTCCTTCCTCTTTGAGGGGCGGCAAAAACTTTTTTTGCGATTATCGCTAAAACACTTGGCAAGAGACGGTTATTATTATTAAATCACATATTCATTTTTGTTCGGCGCGGTCGGCGGAATTGGGTGGGACGCACATGACCAGTATTTGTTGTTATGCCGATAAATCCTCAACCAGCTAACGCGGATGACCGTAACGACGGTCTGGATTTCGTAAGTGTCCTCCGCGATTGCTTAGATTGTGCCGTGATTTGTTTCGACGAACGGCAGGCTATCACCGCGTTCAATCCCCAGGCGGAACAACTCACCGGATTGAAATCCACCCAGGCGCTGGGAAAAAGTTTTGACCTGCTGCCCGCCTCCCTGCAACCGCTCATTGCCGAAACTTTTTCCACCGGCCAGGCCATCAGCGAACGCCGCATCCTTTTCCGCGACCAAAAGCGCGGCGACCTCGCCATCCAGGTCAGCACCACACCCACGCGCGCGCCCGGCGGCGGCACGAGCGTCACCGTCGTGCTCAATGATATTTCGACCGTTCGCAAGTGGGAAGCCAACATGCGCCGCCTCGACCGCCTGCACAGCATGGGCACACTTTCCGCCAGCATGGCGCACGAAGTAAAAAATGCCTTCGTCGCCGTCCGCACGTTCGTGGATCTGTTGCTGGAAAAAAATCGCGATGCCGACCTCGCCGACATCGTGCGGCTGGAAATGAACCGCATTGATTCCATCGTCGGCCAGATGCTCAAATTCTCCGGCCCCGCCAAGCCCACGATTTCCTCGGTTCATCTGCACTTCGTCCTGAACAAGTCGCTCCTGCTCATCCAGCATTTGCTCGACGAAAAGAAAATCAAAATGACGCGCGCTTTCAATGCCGCGGATGACCTCGTCGCCGGTGACGCCGACCAGATCGAACAAGCCTTGCTGAATCTTTTCTTCAACGCGCTCGACGCGATGGATGACAATGGGCGGCTCGAAGTTTCCACGGACATTTTACCGGGTGAAACCACGCTCGAAGGCTTGGCGCCGCTGCCCGGGGGCCATTTTCTGCGCCTCATCATCCAGGACAGCGGCAGCGGCATTTCGGACGAAAACATGGAGCGCCTGTTCGAGCCGTTTTTCACCACCAAGCCCGATGGCACCGGCCTCGGCCTCGCCATCACGCGCCGCATCATCCAGGAACACCGCGGCCTGATCTCGGTCCGCAGCGAGCCGAACAAAGGCACCGCCTTCACCATTCTTTTGCCGGCCAGCGTGAATAACTGAGCCTTTGCACGCATGCCTCGCAGTTATCAGGTCGCCATTCTCAGTGACATCCATTATGCCTGCGCCGCTGAACAGGCTCTCGGCAACGATTACGAAATCCGCGAAGTCGCCAATCCCGCGTTGCGCCTGTTCATCAAAACCTATCGCCGCCATATCTGGTTGCGCGAACCGCTCGGCCAAAATGTGCGGCTCGATGAATTTATCGCGCGCGCCGGTTCGCCGGACTGGGTCATCGCCAACGGGGATTATAATTGCGACACCGCCTTCGTCGGCTTGAGCGACGACAATTCGCTGCAAAGCGCCCGCGAATGCCTCGGCAAACTTCGCGAAAAATTCTCGCCAAATTTTCGCGCCACTCTCGGCGATCACGAATTCGGCAAACTCAGTTTTTTTGGTGGACGCGGCGGCATGCGGTTAGAAAGTTTTCGCCGGGCGCGTGAGGAACTCGGTCTTCAAACTTTCTGGCAGGTCACGCTGGGGAATTACGTTTTGATGGGAGTGACGTCTTCGCTCATTGCGCTGCCGCTGTTTGGTCCCGATATTTTACCAGACGAATTGCCGGAATGGAGGCGTCTTGCCAGTGAGCACCTCGCCGAAATTGGCGAAGCGTTTGCCGCTCTTCAACCGCACCAGCGCGTGCTGCTTTTTTGTCACGATCCGTCGGCGCTGCCTTTTCTCTCGCGCGAAAAAGCTGTTCGCGAAAAACTTTCTCAAGTCGAACAAACCATCGTCGGCCACTTGCACTCGAATCTGATCTATCGCAACAGCCGCGTGCTCGCGGGCATTCCGCCGATTCGTTTTCTGGGTTCGACCGCCAGGCGCATGAGCACCGCTCTTTCCGAAGCGCGGCATTGGCGTCCGTTCAAGGTGCGCCTGTGCCCATCGCTCGCGGGAATTGAATTATTGAAGGACGGCGGCTATTACACCGTTGAATTGGATGACGACGCCGTTCGTCCGGCGCGTTTCCAATTCCATCATCTGAAACGCTGATTCAAATTGCCGCAACTGCCAGTCGCGGTCGAAAGCCCAGCCATTCCTTCAGCCACACGAAGGCCGCGCGCAAACCCGTGTCGCGTACGCCGGGCAAGCCGTAAATCACCGCCAGTTCCTGTTCATGCGACCGGTAGCGCGGCGGCAACAGCATCACCGAACGATTCTGCGCGCCCTCCACTTTTAATATCTCCGAATAAACCAAACCGCGTCCCACAGTATAAATTCCCACGGGCAAAGCCAGCGTCCGCCGCGGCAGCACGAGCCACGGATGATAGTGAAAAATCAGGTTGCCTTGCGGATCGTTCAACAGCTTGCCGTAAGTGCGAATCGGCACGCCCTGGGTTTTGCGCCCGAGAAACATGGCGTTCGCCGTCTGGTCCGGCACGAACCGCCGCGCGTGGTTCGTCAGGTAATCCCAAATAAACGTCATCCCAAAATGCGAAAGCCGGAACGACCATCCCGCGATCAGCGACGCCGCCAAAATAATCAGGAGCGACCACGCCGCGCCCAGCCACGGATTTAAGAAGGCCGAAATCACCACCGTCGCCAGGAGCGCGAGCCGGAATAATTTCAGCAACGCATCCAAAACTGGAAACGGGCTTAGCAAGATCAAAATATTGATCGCATTCGACGCCAAGAACACGATGAAGAAAGCGAGAATCAACGCTGGCACCAGCGCGCCGGTGTAAATCCACGCCGGACTCACGACCGCCAGAAACCCATGCGCCGCGGTCGTGTTAAACGATGCCGGCACCGCCGCGCCGGAAGTTTTATAAATCGTCGCCACCAATGGCACAAACGCGCCGATCAAAATCAACGCGCTTACCTTATGTTGAATCACCTCCAACACATCGAACGGCTTTTTGAAAACCGCCGGAACCGCCATTCCGAATACGTCCTTGAGCGCGCAGATTCCCACGATGACCAACGCCGGTATCCAAAACCACGGCTGCGCGAACCACGGCAGTTGTCCGCGCGCCATGATGGGTGCCTGATAATATTTCCACGCGCCCACCGCCGCCGCGCCAAACAACGGCGAGATCGCCACGCCCGTGATCGTCGAAACCGCCTGCGCCATTTCCACTCC is a window of Verrucomicrobiia bacterium DNA encoding:
- a CDS encoding outer membrane protein transport protein yields the protein MTTTGNMVQGVPTPGSSLRTSRGKVLFGATVLSLAALVSSRGTARADGFRLPNQDPEAIARGNAFVATADNPSAIYYNPAGITQLEGQNVSAGLYVISTGGKFEGANGATAETDRGFTEVPQFYYVNSLTNYPISFGVGVYVPYGLGIDYRDPSFRNVAQNGNLLYATINPVIAWKINPQLSIAAGPTINYSKVQFNQGVVADPDRLHLVGDDYDLGFNAGVHYQPFKMWSFGVNYHSETTMDYKGHSTVSGTSFLGPFAFDGSNPLSAKVRFPQYAVGGISFRPTENWNIEFDLDWTDWSETKQISVNGNLGASGAPIPSLPLNYRSSFMYDFGVTRKFGKGWFVSVGYIYSENSSPDANYTPIIPDSDLHLFNAGFGHHGEHWGWAFSYTVAVNPSRQVANSSYGPSVDGDYRTINNAFNGSVSYKF
- a CDS encoding ATP-binding protein, which gives rise to MPINPQPANADDRNDGLDFVSVLRDCLDCAVICFDERQAITAFNPQAEQLTGLKSTQALGKSFDLLPASLQPLIAETFSTGQAISERRILFRDQKRGDLAIQVSTTPTRAPGGGTSVTVVLNDISTVRKWEANMRRLDRLHSMGTLSASMAHEVKNAFVAVRTFVDLLLEKNRDADLADIVRLEMNRIDSIVGQMLKFSGPAKPTISSVHLHFVLNKSLLLIQHLLDEKKIKMTRAFNAADDLVAGDADQIEQALLNLFFNALDAMDDNGRLEVSTDILPGETTLEGLAPLPGGHFLRLIIQDSGSGISDENMERLFEPFFTTKPDGTGLGLAITRRIIQEHRGLISVRSEPNKGTAFTILLPASVNN
- a CDS encoding metallophosphoesterase, coding for MPRSYQVAILSDIHYACAAEQALGNDYEIREVANPALRLFIKTYRRHIWLREPLGQNVRLDEFIARAGSPDWVIANGDYNCDTAFVGLSDDNSLQSARECLGKLREKFSPNFRATLGDHEFGKLSFFGGRGGMRLESFRRAREELGLQTFWQVTLGNYVLMGVTSSLIALPLFGPDILPDELPEWRRLASEHLAEIGEAFAALQPHQRVLLFCHDPSALPFLSREKAVREKLSQVEQTIVGHLHSNLIYRNSRVLAGIPPIRFLGSTARRMSTALSEARHWRPFKVRLCPSLAGIELLKDGGYYTVELDDDAVRPARFQFHHLKR